The stretch of DNA AGGGCACCCCCGGCGTAATATCTCATTTAACTCGAGGCGACTGTCCACTTTTCGAGAAATACACTACCGAATGGTCGTTTCGGAGCGGGAGTGCGGAAGTATTGCGAACGCGATCGTGCTACGGCCTCGAGATGTCGGTCCGTTCGGACGCAACCGACCGTTTGGCGGACGGCTGCATCGGAACCAACAGCTGCCCGTGAACTGCCGACCGAGCCAGCCTTCAGTCCCGCATCCGAACGATCCCGTTCTCGAAGACCTTCCGGTTCGGAACGATGTACTCCTCCGAGTCGTCCTCGATCTTGGTGACGAACAGGTCGACCTCCTGGACGATGCCCGTCTGGTCGCCGATCCGGACCTCGTCGCCGATCCCGTAGGGCTGGTTGAGCAGCAGGTAGATCCCCGCCGCGCTCGAGACGAGGAAGTCCTTGAAGGCGACGGTGCCGACGATGACGATGCCGACGGCGTACACCGTCAGCAGGATCAACAGCGCCAGAACGTGTACGCCGACCTGTCCCAGCGCGATGATGAAGGTCACGTACAGCACGGAGTACTTGACCAGCTTCGGGATGACCGACACCTCGGGGAGCTTGACGCCCCGCAGGTACTCGCTGACGATCAGTTCCGACTTGTCCGCGACGATGAAGCCGAGGATGAGCACGAGGACGGCGATAAACAACTGCGGGATGAACTCCGTGACGCGGAGCCAGAACGCGTCCGTGTCCAGCAGCTGCGCGATGTGGATCGCGGTCAACACCGCGATGCCGTAGATGAACCACGAACTCAGCCGCGCGACGATCTCGACCGTCGAGGTGCCGATCGACTGTGCGGTCCGCTCGAACGGCGTCCCCTCGACGGCCTCCGGGACGCCCGAGGCCGACAGTAACTCCTCGTTGAGGCGGCCGACGAGGTAGCCGACGACGAGCCCGAGCGCCAGTACCGCCGCCGCTATGACGGCCGGTTCGTTCAGGAGCGGCTGCCACTCGACCATATCAGTACGCCTCCGGATCGACCTCGAG from Natrinema salaciae encodes:
- a CDS encoding mechanosensitive ion channel family protein codes for the protein MVEWQPLLNEPAVIAAAVLALGLVVGYLVGRLNEELLSASGVPEAVEGTPFERTAQSIGTSTVEIVARLSSWFIYGIAVLTAIHIAQLLDTDAFWLRVTEFIPQLFIAVLVLILGFIVADKSELIVSEYLRGVKLPEVSVIPKLVKYSVLYVTFIIALGQVGVHVLALLILLTVYAVGIVIVGTVAFKDFLVSSAAGIYLLLNQPYGIGDEVRIGDQTGIVQEVDLFVTKIEDDSEEYIVPNRKVFENGIVRMRD